One segment of Rickettsiales bacterium Ac37b DNA contains the following:
- the yfaY gene encoding CinA-like protein translates to MTNITAAIIIIGNEILSGNTIDANTSFLAVHLNKLGIKVMEVRIIPDIHEEIVRHINEIRSKYNYIFTTGGIGPTHDDITALAIAKAFGVELELNEEALVYLKEIYDEWELTPPRLKMAYIPEGASLIPNVISKAPGFIIENVYVMAGIPKIMYAMFEAIKDDLMHGKEILSTTITVIVGESIIAEKLSSIQDMYPDVEIGSYPINTDNKWVTNIVLRATDANKLTHVSNKLRTLLDDFL, encoded by the coding sequence ATGACAAATATTACAGCAGCAATTATCATAATAGGCAATGAAATATTATCTGGTAACACTATTGATGCCAATACTAGCTTTCTGGCAGTGCACTTAAATAAATTAGGTATTAAGGTTATGGAAGTTCGTATCATTCCAGATATACATGAGGAAATTGTACGTCATATAAATGAAATCCGTAGTAAATATAATTATATATTTACTACAGGAGGTATAGGTCCTACACATGATGACATTACGGCTTTAGCTATTGCAAAGGCTTTTGGTGTGGAATTAGAGTTAAATGAAGAGGCTCTTGTATATTTAAAAGAAATATATGATGAATGGGAGTTAACACCACCAAGATTAAAAATGGCCTATATTCCTGAAGGAGCTTCTTTAATTCCTAATGTAATTAGTAAGGCGCCAGGTTTTATTATAGAAAATGTTTATGTCATGGCTGGTATACCAAAAATTATGTACGCTATGTTTGAGGCGATTAAGGATGATCTCATGCATGGGAAAGAAATTTTATCTACTACAATTACTGTTATAGTTGGAGAAAGTATTATTGCTGAAAAATTATCTTCAATACAAGACATGTATCCAGACGTGGAAATTGGGAGTTATCCTATTAATACAGATAATAAATGGGTTACTAATATAGTATTGCGTGCTACGGATGCTAATAAATTAACT
- the map gene encoding Methionine aminopeptidase, with protein MDKDITIHNQSDFISMRNAGKLAAEVLDYITEFVVPGVTTLELNNLCHNKIVENGAIPAPLNYRGFPKSICTSINHVICHGIPDERKLIAGDILNIDITVILDGWYGDTSRMYWVGEPSIKAQRLTQITYDSMMLGIEQVKPGATLGDIGYAIQTYAEKHNYSVVRDYCGHGIGRVFHGSPNILHYGKKGKGLVLEEGMFFTIEPMINAGKPETKLNNQDGWTVTTRDRSLSAQFEHTLGVTKDGYEIFTLSPKGLYCPPFKV; from the coding sequence ATGGATAAAGATATTACTATTCATAATCAGAGCGATTTTATATCAATGCGTAATGCTGGAAAGCTTGCCGCTGAAGTTTTAGATTATATTACTGAATTTGTAGTACCAGGAGTTACTACTTTAGAATTGAATAATTTATGTCATAATAAGATAGTTGAAAACGGTGCGATACCAGCTCCCTTAAATTATAGAGGCTTTCCTAAATCAATATGCACTTCTATCAACCATGTAATCTGTCATGGCATTCCTGATGAGAGGAAATTAATTGCAGGCGATATATTAAATATAGATATTACTGTTATATTAGACGGGTGGTATGGTGATACTAGCCGTATGTACTGGGTTGGAGAACCATCTATCAAAGCTCAGCGCCTTACACAAATCACTTATGATTCAATGATGTTGGGCATAGAACAGGTAAAACCAGGAGCTACTCTTGGAGATATAGGATATGCCATACAAACTTATGCCGAAAAACATAATTACTCTGTAGTACGTGATTATTGTGGACATGGCATAGGACGTGTTTTTCATGGCTCACCAAATATTCTGCATTATGGCAAAAAGGGCAAGGGATTAGTACTGGAAGAGGGAATGTTTTTTACTATTGAGCCAATGATCAATGCAGGTAAACCTGAGACAAAACTAAACAATCAGGATGGATGGACTGTGACAACGCGAGACAGATCTCTTTCTGCACAATTTGAACATACACTTGGCGTCACTAAAGATGGTTATGAAATCTTTACTTTATCCCCAAAAGGTTTATATTGTCCTCCTTTCAAAGTATAA
- a CDS encoding Pentapeptide repeats containing protein yields MKIIEYTASFEDLQNYMNTLRSGVKISFNEYLQENSEYKNQEKVSVRANLGNIKFDKDHTIDLTGADLSHTILQGVEFNGKYVLLRQANLTGCNLERSSFTNHIDLTGTNLGNIILKSEIFKKCNLIDAIYDPTQSKVAKIKVTNQQLEQYITLRNNGKEVAQGSLNNYLAHILRHYYPEGTVLIADFSLDNNERILDARFSNTDFSGSIFENCTFKGEIDNIILRDCYFTQTLFQNCTLKSPDLRGTNLSTINNIGSQFTSIMAEGKVQFISPKLSVSGDNKGTINQAVKTGVLSQEINLKTPEHNFTIKSPIFDPNYIKGSTHEEAESIAVYKKYGIEDVENYAIYCRNLLPQDTKEQKLPSFKSFIIKTHKISEKESHFIPDLSNLDLSYMNLSFTNFDSCNFAYTKFNGANLRHISLNNCNLSGTDFSSVKRFFFREDKTYLSDASLKNSDLTAAKLNNVDASGAHFDDSIAINIEAEGINIKGASAHRTNFAGAWLSSIKASKLQAKGINLAYTFSRNSQYNGANLEQSDLSYSDFSGSDFTEAELNCTSLIGTRLREANLTRAKFNNARLKADISYATIYETNLENADLAGLFYEEGQEPYIENTDFSKTISSEEQYTYSNIQSEQLLAKKVKKIYDRYAIGLVLGAIALPIVVIAIANIALPTALAATVIATTAAIAVPLVSVFSAAIAIDRLMHNKLGFSFGLTSTLSDIFGAEKFVKYATKDLEQDIKVKEAELQNHDKELKEQENIEAKIKNKSSSQELHKWQDHFTPEHTKSHSTFKDHN; encoded by the coding sequence ATGAAAATTATTGAATATACAGCTTCTTTTGAAGATTTACAAAACTATATGAATACACTACGCAGCGGTGTAAAAATTAGCTTTAATGAATATTTACAAGAAAATAGCGAATACAAAAATCAGGAAAAGGTATCAGTTAGGGCTAATTTAGGAAATATCAAATTTGATAAAGATCATACAATTGATCTAACAGGCGCCGATTTATCTCATACTATTCTACAAGGTGTAGAGTTTAATGGCAAATATGTGTTATTAAGACAGGCAAATTTAACAGGATGTAATCTTGAAAGAAGTAGTTTTACTAATCATATCGATCTCACTGGTACTAATCTTGGAAATATTATACTCAAATCTGAAATTTTTAAAAAATGTAATCTGATTGATGCTATATATGACCCAACACAATCTAAAGTCGCTAAAATTAAAGTTACTAATCAGCAATTGGAACAATATATTACTCTTCGTAATAACGGCAAAGAAGTGGCTCAGGGAAGTTTAAATAATTATTTAGCTCATATACTAAGGCATTATTATCCTGAAGGAACAGTGCTTATAGCTGATTTTTCTCTAGATAACAATGAAAGAATTCTGGACGCAAGATTTAGCAACACAGATTTCAGTGGATCAATTTTTGAAAATTGTACATTTAAAGGAGAAATTGACAATATCATATTAAGAGATTGTTATTTTACTCAAACTTTGTTTCAAAATTGTACTTTAAAGAGCCCGGATTTACGAGGCACTAATCTCAGTACTATAAATAACATCGGTAGTCAATTCACTTCGATAATGGCAGAAGGAAAGGTTCAATTTATCAGTCCCAAACTTAGCGTAAGTGGAGATAATAAGGGTACTATAAATCAAGCAGTTAAGACTGGGGTATTATCACAAGAGATTAATCTCAAAACGCCTGAACATAATTTCACTATTAAAAGTCCTATATTTGACCCTAATTATATTAAAGGCTCTACTCATGAAGAAGCTGAGTCTATAGCTGTTTATAAAAAATATGGTATTGAAGATGTAGAGAACTATGCCATATACTGTAGAAATTTATTACCACAGGATACTAAAGAACAAAAACTACCTAGTTTTAAATCATTCATTATTAAGACTCATAAAATTTCTGAAAAAGAGAGCCATTTTATTCCAGATTTATCAAACCTAGATCTTTCATATATGAACCTCTCATTTACTAATTTTGATAGTTGTAATTTTGCTTATACGAAATTCAATGGCGCCAACTTAAGACATATAAGCCTAAATAATTGTAATTTATCGGGTACTGATTTTTCTAGTGTAAAACGTTTCTTCTTTCGAGAAGATAAAACTTATTTAAGCGATGCATCTTTAAAAAATTCTGACCTTACCGCAGCTAAACTAAATAATGTAGATGCTTCTGGCGCGCATTTTGACGATTCAATTGCAATAAATATAGAAGCTGAAGGTATCAATATAAAAGGCGCTAGCGCTCATAGAACAAACTTTGCAGGCGCATGGTTATCAAGCATTAAAGCTTCCAAACTACAAGCAAAAGGAATAAATCTTGCTTATACTTTTAGCAGAAATTCTCAGTATAATGGTGCTAATCTTGAGCAGAGTGATTTATCATATAGTGACTTTTCAGGCTCTGATTTTACCGAAGCAGAATTAAATTGTACATCTCTAATCGGTACAAGACTAAGAGAAGCAAACTTAACAAGAGCCAAGTTTAATAACGCTAGATTAAAAGCAGACATTAGCTATGCTACTATATATGAAACTAATTTAGAAAATGCAGATTTAGCAGGACTTTTTTATGAAGAAGGTCAAGAACCTTATATAGAAAATACTGACTTTTCTAAAACTATATCTAGTGAAGAGCAATACACTTATAGTAATATACAATCCGAACAACTTCTGGCAAAAAAAGTGAAAAAAATCTACGATAGATATGCTATAGGACTAGTACTGGGTGCAATAGCCCTACCAATTGTAGTAATTGCTATCGCTAATATAGCCTTACCTACAGCACTTGCAGCCACAGTGATAGCTACAACTGCTGCAATTGCTGTACCGTTAGTATCTGTATTTTCAGCTGCTATCGCTATAGATAGACTAATGCATAATAAATTAGGGTTTAGTTTTGGCTTAACTAGTACGTTATCTGATATATTCGGAGCTGAAAAATTTGTTAAATATGCAACTAAAGATTTAGAACAAGATATTAAGGTCAAAGAAGCAGAACTTCAGAACCATGATAAAGAGCTAAAAGAGCAAGAAAACATCGAAGCAAAGATTAAAAATAAGTCTTCTTCACAGGAGTTACACAAATGGCAAGACCATTTTACTCCGGAACACACTAAATCTCACAGTACTTTTAAAGATCATAACTAA
- the gltP gene encoding Proton glutamate symport protein — protein sequence MHLWIQNLIGILVGVLLGTTLAQFSFFFKNAGTLFIDLLKMIASPLVFCLLVIAANEINAYKHLKFQILKASTLLIGITLFIVLLSIIISLSLLPQISTYVAIDVTYQNKPNMPFIQLLPTNFILPFIQHNMQQIVILALFVGYTISKLSHYSKELITTFKYATSLFSEMMNIIIKLTPYGISMLTATIFSSHATLHQIYIVRDLLIILLILFVLQYLLFAPILGLILKTFPLPFYKKSLEYQIMAFSTGSSKAVLPITMKIAQEKLGISSKYAQLFLPLASSLNMIGLAIYIVTIVLFIAQLHNITFDIKAYIILISIAIFIPIGTAGIPSGALSILPIVLSTLNLPMDEMFILIAIDPIINLFRTTLNITGDVVIVLLLDKLNHSFNYNIYQESINEKIIHNS from the coding sequence ATGCATCTTTGGATTCAAAATTTAATAGGAATTTTAGTTGGTGTTTTACTTGGAACAACACTAGCACAATTTTCATTTTTCTTTAAAAATGCTGGTACACTATTCATTGATCTATTAAAAATGATTGCCAGTCCTCTAGTTTTCTGCTTATTAGTTATTGCTGCTAATGAAATAAATGCCTACAAACACTTAAAATTTCAAATATTGAAAGCATCTACTTTATTAATAGGTATAACCCTTTTTATTGTTTTGCTATCTATCATAATATCTCTTTCATTATTACCACAAATTAGCACTTATGTTGCTATAGATGTGACATACCAAAACAAACCCAATATGCCATTTATACAATTATTACCAACTAATTTTATTTTACCATTTATACAACACAATATGCAGCAGATAGTTATATTAGCTTTATTTGTTGGTTATACCATTAGCAAACTTAGTCACTATAGCAAAGAACTTATCACCACCTTTAAATATGCAACATCTTTATTTTCAGAAATGATGAATATAATAATCAAGTTAACACCTTACGGTATCTCGATGTTAACCGCTACTATTTTCAGCTCACATGCAACTCTACACCAAATATATATTGTAAGAGATTTATTAATTATCTTATTAATATTATTTGTACTACAATATCTACTTTTTGCACCCATTTTAGGATTAATTCTTAAAACCTTTCCCCTACCTTTTTATAAAAAAAGCCTTGAATATCAGATTATGGCCTTTTCCACAGGTAGCAGTAAAGCAGTCTTACCTATTACTATGAAAATAGCACAAGAAAAATTAGGCATTTCTTCAAAATATGCGCAATTATTTCTACCGCTTGCTTCTTCCCTTAACATGATAGGACTTGCAATATATATTGTTACAATTGTATTATTTATTGCACAATTACATAATATTACTTTTGATATTAAGGCATATATTATTTTAATAAGCATTGCTATTTTTATACCCATTGGAACCGCAGGTATACCAAGTGGTGCTTTATCCATTCTCCCAATAGTTCTATCTACCCTTAACTTACCTATGGATGAAATGTTTATACTTATTGCTATTGATCCGATCATAAATCTTTTCCGTACCACCTTAAACATCACTGGAGATGTAGTAATAGTACTTTTATTAGATAAATTAAATCATAGTTTTAATTATAATATTTATCAGGAGAGCATAAATGAAAAAATTATACATAATTCATGA
- a CDS encoding Ribosomal protein S6--L-glutamate ligase, translating into MKKLYIIHENNDWMVPIREALSKVSTPFEEWNLSDSGLIDLTKIPPQEVFFNRMSPSAYKRGYHNSVFYTLSLLTWLERYNLPVINGTQAMHLEVSKIAQFNALNKAGLKTPKTMAAFSKEDIIKATKLMPYPLILKHNWGGKGIGVYLFHDHTNLLNYIHGNSYETPFDGITLVQEFIESNTPHIIRTEFIGGEFIYALQVNTKMGYNLCPANSCSLENSFCPAVSDAGESKFKILQDFSHPILARYKEFLLANNIEIAGIEFITAPNGELYTYDINANTNYNTQAEQEAGISATNKLATFLLNKLC; encoded by the coding sequence ATGAAAAAATTATACATAATTCATGAAAACAATGATTGGATGGTGCCCATAAGAGAAGCTTTAAGTAAAGTCTCCACTCCCTTTGAAGAGTGGAATTTATCGGATAGTGGACTAATTGATCTAACAAAAATACCACCACAGGAGGTATTTTTTAATAGAATGAGTCCCTCGGCGTATAAACGCGGTTATCATAATTCCGTTTTTTATACTTTATCCTTACTCACTTGGCTAGAAAGATATAATTTACCAGTAATAAATGGTACTCAAGCTATGCACCTTGAAGTTAGCAAAATAGCACAATTCAATGCGCTTAATAAGGCTGGACTGAAAACTCCTAAGACCATGGCAGCTTTCAGTAAAGAAGATATTATAAAGGCTACTAAGCTTATGCCCTATCCTCTCATACTTAAACATAATTGGGGAGGGAAAGGTATAGGAGTATATTTATTTCATGACCATACCAATTTGCTTAATTATATACATGGTAATAGTTATGAAACACCCTTTGATGGTATAACATTAGTTCAAGAATTTATTGAATCTAATACACCTCATATTATTAGGACAGAATTTATTGGTGGAGAATTTATATATGCTCTGCAAGTTAATACTAAAATGGGATATAATTTATGCCCAGCTAATTCTTGTTCGTTAGAAAATAGCTTCTGCCCTGCTGTATCTGATGCGGGAGAAAGCAAATTTAAGATATTACAGGATTTTTCTCATCCAATTCTTGCTCGATACAAAGAGTTTTTACTTGCAAATAATATTGAAATTGCTGGTATAGAATTCATTACGGCGCCTAATGGAGAACTTTATACATATGATATAAACGCTAATACTAATTACAATACCCAAGCAGAACAAGAGGCTGGAATTTCAGCAACTAATAAATTAGCAACATTTTTATTAAATAAATTATGTTGA
- the murD gene encoding UDP-N-acetylmuramoylalanine--D-glutamate ligase has translation MIELTLYRRKLVGVFGLGKSGKSTIYSLVSSGTNIIAWDDNENNRQAWLNELEPEYIALGLDRILVSLEDKRWHLIDVLVLSPGIPTFYPASHKVVEIAKEINCEITCDVELLYRTCMHAKYIGITGTNGKSTTTSLIAHILKLAGLYVEVGGNIGLPVLYLQPLTADGIYVLELSSYQLELIKDTKFNIAVLLNITQDHLDRYLNMDHYIESKVKIFAHQKEQDIAIINVDNAITRGIYNRLYSTPERLAKTIPISTEQIVAGGVSIVDNILYDDLSGNSDQYILKELEYLPGKHNKENIAASFAVAALHDIEVSTILEAIFSFKGLNHRLQFVAKIENIVFINDSKATNAEATEKALLTFENIYWIAGGLPKEGGIDMLTPLFHKIRHAFLIGQAEDMFFDILSQQNVNTSKCYTLENAFNLAVKLAQTENKEIVILLSPACSSFDQWHNFEERGDAFCSMVEEFKLSK, from the coding sequence ATGATAGAGTTAACTCTATATAGAAGAAAATTAGTTGGAGTATTTGGACTTGGAAAAAGTGGAAAATCCACTATATATTCTTTAGTAAGTAGTGGTACTAATATTATAGCTTGGGATGATAATGAAAATAATCGTCAAGCATGGCTAAATGAGCTGGAGCCTGAATATATTGCTCTGGGTTTGGATCGTATATTAGTAAGTTTAGAAGATAAACGTTGGCATTTGATTGATGTTTTGGTATTAAGTCCTGGTATTCCAACTTTCTATCCAGCGTCGCATAAAGTAGTAGAAATAGCTAAAGAAATTAATTGTGAAATAACATGTGATGTAGAATTGCTATATCGTACTTGTATGCATGCTAAATATATAGGTATTACTGGTACTAATGGTAAATCTACTACCACTAGTTTAATAGCTCATATTTTAAAGTTAGCTGGTTTATATGTAGAAGTAGGAGGTAATATAGGTTTGCCTGTACTTTACTTACAGCCTTTGACTGCAGATGGTATTTATGTGCTTGAGCTATCTTCATACCAACTTGAATTAATTAAAGATACCAAATTTAATATAGCAGTATTATTAAATATTACCCAGGATCATTTAGATCGTTATTTAAATATGGACCATTATATAGAGAGTAAAGTCAAAATTTTTGCTCATCAAAAAGAACAGGATATAGCGATTATTAACGTGGATAATGCTATCACACGTGGAATATATAATAGACTTTATAGTACTCCTGAAAGACTAGCTAAAACCATTCCCATTTCTACAGAACAAATAGTAGCTGGGGGAGTGAGTATTGTAGATAATATATTATATGATGATTTAAGCGGTAATAGTGATCAGTATATACTGAAAGAACTTGAATATCTTCCAGGTAAGCATAACAAAGAAAATATTGCTGCAAGTTTTGCTGTAGCTGCATTACATGATATAGAGGTTTCTACTATTTTAGAAGCTATTTTTAGTTTTAAAGGCTTAAACCATAGATTACAATTTGTTGCTAAAATAGAGAATATCGTTTTTATTAACGATAGTAAAGCCACAAATGCAGAAGCAACTGAAAAAGCATTACTTACTTTTGAAAACATATATTGGATAGCGGGTGGTTTGCCAAAAGAAGGAGGTATAGATATGCTTACGCCTCTCTTTCATAAAATAAGACATGCATTTTTAATAGGACAGGCTGAAGATATGTTTTTTGATATTTTAAGTCAGCAAAATGTTAATACAAGTAAGTGCTATACACTTGAAAATGCATTTAATCTGGCTGTAAAATTAGCCCAGACTGAAAATAAAGAAATAGTAATTTTGCTTTCTCCAGCTTGTTCCTCTTTTGATCAATGGCATAATTTTGAAGAAAGAGGAGATGCGTTTTGTTCGATGGTTGAGGAATTCAAGCTTAGTAAATAA
- the addA gene encoding ATP-dependent helicase/nuclease subunit A, translating to MFEQQLKASDPYISTWVKASAGTGKTKILTDRVLRLLLTGNNPAKILCLTFTKAAATEMATRINKELSEWAIIEENKLISRLTHITGATPTSDMLYLARQLFLIILDSPDILKIQTIHAFCQSLIQQFPIEAGLSIRHEVIEENKVKELLQEAKLSLLNDLEQTNNTKLHEAIKYMAWYLHEKTFNELLTEIVNNQKAFQYLFDYYEDLDSLIENTYRVLGLETNITTYEALKSFYTSIDQAKLAEIIQVMLLGTKTDEKLGKQLLYWLNLNNEQKLVNFEIYKGFFCTKENQPRKALMTQNLVKKYPEFDEYLQLELKKILDFVPYYSSIKVAHLTEHVLHISYALLERYKILKQYNNCLDYDDLISITYELLESDTVNSWILYKLDGGVNHVLIDEAQDTSPKQWEIIQKLVTEFFVGVNETDRTLFVVGDEKQSIFSFQGADPLHFSYMQNYFKEYIANNGFAFNVIKLPLSFRSTSAILNVVDTIFNNPEILKHVTYSESFIEHKAYRKDSPGLVTLWPITTVSDPEKQEAWSLPLYYKAEETVEAKLAEDIAFTIKNWLDNKRILQSKNRPITPGDILILVRRRKELSQLLISKLKKYDIPVAGLDRIKLNDNLAIMDLIALGQFMIVPVDDYSLACVLKSPLIGLGEEELFQLASSRGKNSLWQQLENLSAKNLIFQNAFIYLKDLLSKLEYGPYEFFSYIIDTKLGRRKFLERFGPEVLDPINSFLDILIEYEGYYIPSLQGFIEFFTKSDTEIKRDLEHGINQVRIMTVHSAKGLQAPIVFLPDTTFTTTNKDLLLWTIGQNLVFLSTKISNSSYCYDLKNIRAEKDKAENLRLLYVALTRAEDELIICGTQTKSNTKNKCWYDIIEEAVVKLGKIEEDGSWHVVSGYNEKIYIDNDIINADTLDSLPKFLNDKIPLELPYSYIAPTTLYREEKNYGSLLDYSSVSLLKGKLLHKLLQFLPKIGYTQREQFLKSFFIQNNYAPLSEIMKREIVNKSLALIDSPDLCSLFSANSRKELPLIGILNEKVIVTGQIDNLVTNKDEVIILDYKTTKYVPKNAQEIPVNYLRQLLLYRNLLHGIYNDKKVSCAIIWTYTATIMYIDDQLLNSVNIT from the coding sequence ATGTTTGAACAACAATTAAAAGCATCTGATCCTTATATTTCCACTTGGGTAAAAGCTTCTGCCGGTACAGGTAAAACTAAAATCCTTACAGATAGAGTATTAAGATTGTTACTTACTGGTAATAATCCAGCCAAAATATTATGCCTTACTTTTACTAAAGCAGCTGCAACTGAGATGGCCACTCGTATCAATAAAGAATTGAGTGAATGGGCAATTATTGAGGAAAATAAGCTTATCTCACGTCTGACACATATTACAGGAGCAACGCCAACTTCAGATATGCTATATCTAGCACGTCAGTTGTTTTTGATAATACTAGATTCACCAGATATACTAAAAATACAGACTATACATGCTTTTTGTCAATCGTTGATACAACAATTTCCGATTGAGGCGGGTTTATCGATACGTCATGAAGTAATTGAAGAGAATAAAGTTAAAGAATTATTGCAGGAAGCAAAATTAAGCTTATTAAATGATTTAGAACAAACTAATAATACCAAATTACATGAAGCTATAAAATATATGGCATGGTATTTACATGAAAAGACGTTCAATGAATTATTAACTGAAATTGTAAATAATCAAAAGGCTTTTCAATATTTATTTGATTATTATGAAGATTTAGATTCACTTATAGAAAATACTTATAGAGTTTTAGGACTGGAAACAAATATTACTACCTATGAAGCCTTAAAAAGTTTTTATACTTCTATTGATCAAGCAAAATTAGCTGAAATAATACAAGTAATGTTACTGGGAACCAAGACTGATGAGAAGCTAGGAAAGCAATTATTATATTGGTTGAATTTGAATAATGAACAAAAATTAGTTAATTTCGAAATATATAAAGGATTTTTTTGTACTAAAGAAAATCAGCCAAGAAAAGCATTAATGACTCAAAATTTGGTAAAAAAATATCCTGAATTTGATGAATATTTGCAGCTAGAATTAAAGAAAATTTTAGATTTTGTACCATATTACAGCTCTATTAAAGTAGCACATTTAACAGAGCATGTACTCCATATTAGTTATGCATTATTAGAAAGATATAAAATATTAAAGCAGTATAATAATTGCCTAGATTATGATGATTTAATATCTATTACATATGAGTTGTTAGAATCAGATACAGTTAACTCGTGGATTTTATATAAGCTAGATGGAGGAGTTAATCATGTTTTAATAGATGAAGCACAGGATACTAGTCCAAAGCAATGGGAAATAATTCAAAAGCTTGTGACAGAGTTTTTTGTTGGTGTAAATGAAACTGATAGAACTCTATTTGTTGTGGGAGATGAAAAACAATCTATTTTTAGTTTCCAAGGCGCTGATCCTTTACATTTTTCATATATGCAAAATTATTTTAAAGAATATATAGCTAATAATGGATTTGCTTTTAATGTTATAAAACTACCTTTATCTTTTCGTTCTACTTCTGCAATATTAAATGTAGTAGATACAATATTTAATAATCCAGAAATCTTAAAGCATGTTACATATAGTGAATCATTTATTGAACATAAGGCTTATAGGAAAGATAGTCCTGGTTTAGTAACTCTGTGGCCAATCACAACTGTTTCAGATCCTGAAAAGCAAGAAGCATGGAGTTTGCCTTTATACTATAAAGCTGAGGAGACGGTAGAAGCAAAACTCGCAGAAGACATAGCTTTTACTATTAAAAATTGGTTAGATAATAAGCGTATTCTGCAATCTAAAAATAGACCAATAACTCCAGGTGATATTTTAATATTAGTTAGAAGACGTAAGGAGTTAAGCCAATTACTAATTAGCAAATTGAAAAAATATGATATCCCTGTAGCAGGGTTAGATCGGATAAAGCTTAATGATAATTTGGCAATTATGGATTTAATTGCTTTAGGGCAATTTATGATTGTACCGGTTGACGATTATTCCTTGGCTTGTGTGTTAAAATCACCCTTAATTGGTTTGGGTGAAGAAGAATTATTTCAATTAGCAAGTTCCAGGGGAAAGAATTCTCTATGGCAGCAGTTAGAAAATTTAAGTGCTAAAAATTTAATTTTTCAAAATGCTTTTATATATCTGAAAGATTTATTATCTAAGTTAGAATATGGTCCTTATGAATTCTTTTCTTATATTATAGATACTAAGCTTGGGCGTCGTAAATTTTTAGAACGTTTTGGCCCAGAAGTATTAGATCCAATCAATTCATTTCTTGATATATTAATAGAATATGAAGGATATTATATCCCATCATTACAAGGATTTATAGAGTTTTTTACTAAAAGCGATACGGAAATTAAGCGAGATTTAGAGCATGGGATAAATCAAGTTAGGATAATGACAGTACATTCTGCTAAAGGATTACAAGCTCCCATAGTATTTTTACCTGATACAACGTTTACCACTACCAATAAAGATTTATTACTATGGACTATTGGTCAGAATTTGGTATTTCTCTCTACTAAAATTAGTAATAGTAGTTACTGTTATGATTTAAAAAATATTAGGGCAGAAAAAGATAAGGCAGAAAACCTAAGATTACTTTATGTGGCGCTTACTCGTGCTGAAGATGAATTAATAATATGTGGTACTCAAACTAAAAGTAATACCAAAAATAAATGTTGGTATGACATTATAGAAGAAGCAGTTGTTAAACTTGGCAAAATAGAGGAGGATGGAAGTTGGCATGTAGTTTCTGGATATAATGAAAAAATATATATAGATAATGATATTATAAATGCTGATACTTTAGATAGTTTACCTAAATTTCTTAATGATAAAATACCTTTAGAACTACCTTACAGCTATATTGCACCTACTACTCTCTACCGAGAAGAAAAAAATTATGGTTCATTACTAGATTATTCTTCTGTTTCTTTATTAAAAGGAAAATTATTGCACAAATTATTACAATTCTTGCCGAAAATTGGATATACTCAGAGAGAACAGTTTTTAAAAAGTTTTTTTATACAAAATAATTATGCTCCTTTGAGTGAGATAATGAAACGTGAAATAGTCAATAAAAGTTTAGCACTTATAGACTCTCCAGATCTCTGCTCTTTATTTTCAGCAAATTCTAGGAAAGAGTTACCTTTAATTGGAATTTTAAATGAAAAAGTTATAGTGACTGGCCAAATTGATAACTTAGTTACCAATAAGGATGAAGTAATAATTCTGGATTATAAAACTACCAAGTATGTTCCAAAGAATGCTCAAGAAATTCCAGTGAATTATTTACGACAATTACTGCTCTATAGAAATCTATTACACGGTATATATAATGATAAAAAGGTAAGTTGTGCAATAATATGGACTTACACAGCCACGATAATGTATATTGATGACCAGTTATTAAATTCAGTTAATATAACTTAG